aaacaaccttttctttttttataatttgaaaGTAGAGTATCTTAGTTTTATTAGACCAAACAACCAATCTGAAGAAATCACTATGAGCATTATTTTAATGCTGAAAAGACTAAACGAGCATCGATCAATGGAGACAGTAACCAGCAGATTAATCAATAGTGAAAACAATCTTTTAGTCGCAGCCTTAAAGTGAATTAATTCTGCTGTCAATAAGGAAAAGAAATGGACTTTAGGAGAAATGTACATCATTGTGCGATAGTAAATATGTATCCAATAATAACCCGCTCCATCTTCAACGGCCATTGAAACATGAGttccatttatttttcctgttacTTCACGTTCGGCGTCTTCAGTCAGTTTGTCCTCACGATCCAGACCCAACAACAAATAACAATGTAAAGACTTATCAGCCGGATCCCTCAGACCTGTGTGTTCATCAGCAGCTGACCTTATCGCCACGGGCTTGTCCTCGTCGTTTCACTAATTGTTTCCAACATGTCCGACGCTGTTTTTATCTGAAAGACGAGCGGGCTTGAGGGCCGGGGACGGCTcggcagtggtggtggtggtgagttTGGCGGGGCGAGCTTGAGAAATTGGAGAAGACATCCACCAGTCACCTTTTACTCGCTCACTTTGGCGGATTATCGACAACTGATGCATAATAAATACACTCCACTAAGGGTCCATTATCGCTTAATCAATATTCCACTGTGGAGGGAGAGGCGGGGGCTGGGTGGTGTTCGGGGGGCTCCTGTGTGACAGATGTATTTCTGAGATTAAGAGCGACTGACTACAACCAGTGAACACGGCGGCTGCATCAGCTCTGAGCTTTTCCTCATGCTCTCGTCTTCATCcacaatcctcctcctcctcctccatcgtCTCATAAAAGTGCATTCAGCTCTTAAGACTGGCTCCAGGAGAGCGAGCTGCAGTTCCCGGCTCCGCTCTGCCCCTGTGGACCCAGGGAGGAATCGAGCCGGTAATGGATAGGCCCCGATGGCTAACCCATCTGACATGAACTTTTGGGGGCAAGGAAAACAAATAGTTGAACCCTCGGCCCTGCCACGGTGAATATGTATTGGCTTCCACGTTCATGCTCCCCTGTGCGGCTTCTTGTCATCTTCGGAGGGAGGTTTATTTACAGCCGGCTTCTCGGCCGTCTGAGGATCATTCGAGAGCCACTGTGATGATATTTGAGTGCATGGCCTGAGAGGATTGACAAAATGATATGCAGCATTCATACACCATAACATTACCATGGTAGCTTGCTGTATATCATTTTAGATTCACGCTTAAAGCTGTTCCTATACAATCCACACTACTTTGTTTTCAAGCATCTAAAGTGAAGAAGTGTGGAAATGTTGCTCACACTGACTCCCAGCAGCAGTCtgcagaaaatgaatgtgatttttatttctgacaccAGCTTCTGTTCAGCTCTGTTGTTGGAGCGGTCTGTCAATCCTAAACAACCTGGGGAACGACGTGAGATTGGACCGCTCTTCAGCAGGGAGCAAACAATAGGTCTGAAGCAAATGCTCCAGTCTCCAGGATCCAAAAATCACACGATTGGCAAGATTGACAATGTTTGAAATCTCTGAAAAAGTGAACTTTGAAATAAGAGACTGCAACAGTTTCCAAACATCAGGCAAAGATTTAAAACTTAGTTTGATGCCCCAAAAAAAGGCTCGTTGTTTTCAAATTGATATCTGTTTTGGAATCTGGCAAAATATTTACCCAAAATGAAGGTTCGTGAAAATCTATCTATAAATTTCTACTGGAGATTTTGTTGCCGACGGACATTTCCACCCCTGGAGCCGAGCACGACTGAAAACCTTGctggtgtctctgtgtctctttatcAGCgcactgtaaatacaaatattcatatTCCTTCATTGAAAGACAAAACATTCTGTGTAGTATTTCAGTCGGCCTGGACGAGTTTTGTCCGTCCTCCAAGAAGTGTTTGAGACTAATCACCTAATGTACCGAACACGAAGCGAACACAGAGACTTGTGCTCGAGGTGTTTGTGAGTGCGGCTCCCGGCTGTTGTGAAATACTTGCCGAGGTAATTGATCAGAAGCCATTTGGATGCATTAATGTTTTCCACTGAGAGCAGGTAAGCGTTGTTCGGAGAGAGTGCAATCAAATCACAATGTGATCCAACTGCAGAGCGCGACTATGAAGGGAACGTTTTTACTCTAAATGCTCCTTTTTATTAAACCCGAGCacagtttgatttttttctgaaaaataaacttttctcaAAGCAACGTTATTTTCACCAAGGTACTGTTTCCttattgtgtatttgtgatACTGTTGTGATATATATGTAGTGAAGCAAGTGTttataatgtgtgttttcttcgtGTGTTTCACAGGAACCTGGCGTCAAACTCTCTGGAGCACGTCTCCTGGAGGGTGTTTCATTTTCTGCCTTTGCTCAACCTGTGAGTCCgtttaaaacaataattatataAGACATTTAACGTTGTTCTGTTTATACTGATAATAAATcatacctcctccatgttagtgggtgggaCACAGGttaaaaactaaaagtacaCGCCCAATAAATAATTCTCAAAGATTATTTTGGTCAttgttgttatcacactgatgattGTTCATCATTGGGATGAGTTTGGATTCATCAGTTATTCGATGCTGTTAAAACGTGGTGAAACATCATTActggcagctgagactgactcatgattggctGACTCAGGAGCTGGTGTATCGGCGGGATCTTGATACTCCATCCCCTGATTGCTACTGGGAagactgtggctccaaatgcaATTACAGTCAGTGTGCATGATATTGTCAGAAACAAGGATTCAGGGAGTCTGGGTTTCATACGTTACGACTTCTGCTGCTAAACTGCAGGTCGTCAAACTGATCCTGTCAACATGCGAGGTCCAGAGAAACAAACCTCCAGCATAAGGCCAACGACAAGCTAACAAACAACATGAGCAGATAAAAGTGGTAAACTTCCCCCGTACTGATGCGTCAGATTGGTTCAGACTCGAGAATCTAACACGTGTGGTTTAATGTTTCCTTTAgagttttggtttttttgtttgttggaaaagcaaattaaaataaatgttagcCACAGCATATTTCTACACGCGTTAAAACTGCTAATTCACAGGGTGTCTCGAGTTAGAAGATACGAAAGGTTGTTTCCTATCTAACGGTAAAATTCTTCAAGCGAGTGAACACATAAAAACTAAACACTCCtcttttccctctgtcttttcttgGCCAGGGTTTTGCGGGACAACCCTCTCGTGTGCTCTTGCGATCTCTTCTGGCTGCAGGAGTGGCAGCGCAACGGCCGCGGCGACCTGGACAACCAGATGTTGTCTTGTTTCTCTGACAACCAGGAAGTGGCCCTCAACTCTTTGGTGATAGACAACTGCAGTGAGTTACGATTACGTTATACGTAATGCATGTTTGCACAGTTCACCTTCAATgcacacagtgttttttttactcatcGGTTCACTCCATACAAAGAGTAAACAGAAAAATCAGATCTGTATTTGGTGTGCATTTCTTCTTTCCGCAGATATCATTATTGCCTGATGACGCCTGATAAAGATATTTAAAcgtatttcttgagaaattcacaaaaatgttttggttAATGCTCACAGAAAGATGGAGATGGAAAAGTagatgtgaatttaaaaaagagacaaaacataCGTTTCCTATATTTCAGCATTCGATTATAAAGTTTGCGCCATTTCACGGGTattgaatatttgaaataacGCAGCTTGATTTGAAAAGGAAAAGTGAAAAGGACTTGTCTCCATAATGTGTATTAATACCTTCAAAGAGCAGGTTCAGTGAGATGCAGAGAAGAAATTAGCTCTGTCGTCGCCTTAATCACACACAGTAGGAACGTCTTGTTGCCAGGAGACATATGAGAGAGGTTTTTGGTTTCTGTGCTCGTTCTCTCAGTCTTATTAGCGACCGGTGCTCGATCGTCCCTGTGCGCTCACgctgtcctctgctgctctcaggtTTGCCTGTGGTGTACATCGTCTCCTACAAGGACAAGATTCAAGAAGGAGGCAACCTGACGTTTGAGTGTCACGTGACAGGAAGTCCCACTCCCAATGCCAGGTGGCGAACCAACAAGCTCCACTCTCCTTTCTTTACCCAGGTACTGAAAGGTGTCGATACATTTACATGTCATCCAATTATCAATCAAATCCATTTGTAAGAATAACGTCCTACCGTGATTCACAGGAAAACTAATTTCAAGTCACTGGAGCATCCTATAGGTTCTATATGCAGAATATTTTTGCCATGAAATTAAAAAGCTCTGAAGCCTTTGTCTAGCTCCGTAATTTTTAGCTCAAGCTAATTCTATGAAATCCATGCTGTCAGAGTACAAGCAATAAAACTTATGAAATCCTGCATGACTCATCAGTGCGCTGAACAAGTCGGCCATATTGTACTTCATTTTGCTCgtctgaaagagagaaaataaaggagaaaTGTCCGTCTGAAAAGGATTCAGGTTTTCACAGCCTATTTTTCGCTTGTCACCAAATGTCGGCGTGTGCATTTCCTTGAACTTGTgatttgtattttcagattttctgtgTGAAGCTCTCTAGCTCAgcggtgttgttttttttttaagtgatatTGGCTCCTGTAATCTATTGATCTGACACTAGAGTAAATTGGACTGCACTTCATCTCTCTTACCTGAACATCTCTAAGTGATCCAGCGGCAGCTGCGTGGCTGTGACCGGGTCGTATTAATAaccccctctcctctgtgtcGGCCGCTGCAGGAGAGAATCTGGGGCTCCAAGTTAGAGCTGGTGCTTTTACTCAGCAACGTCTCCTCCAGTGACAACCTGCACAATCTCACCTGCGAGGCAGAGAACCGAGCTGGGCCCAGGGAGGAGATGGTGACACTGGACATTGAGTGTAAGTGCCTTTCGAAATAAAAACCGCACTCCTGAAAGCTCACAGGCTCAATACCGGTTGTCGGGCTTAATGGAGGTTATGGTGAGAGCACACCGGGGCCATTTTTTCTTGTGCAGGCACAGCGGACAgccacagaaaagaaaattgcgCTGCACAGATTTCTTCTAAATGCTCCTTCAACAAATATGAGTATGTACCCACCACGCTTCTAATGGAGCTCTCTGTCATCTGCCACTCACTCTGGCAGCTGGTGAAAGGAGTTAAAATAATGAGTGAAGTGCTGCAGGTATGGCTCGCCCTTTAATGCAGGGATACGACGAGGACAAAGGAAAGTGAACTTACCTCTCTTTGctcttagaaaaaaaaaaaactccacctCATACACGCCGTTCTTCTAAATTACACTTGCAGCTTGACCCGGGAGGCTTCgctgctgttctctctgtttggATGCATTAGTGCACGTGGAAGTTGGAACACTGAGGAATGACAGCAGCCGGCGGTTCCGCAGAAAACGCAGTCGGATGCATTAGTCATTACATTACTGACAATACCGCCCAAACAATATCGTATATCAGCGGCTCAGTGACACTCATTagaaaataaagccaaaaaGAGCGAAGGCGCCAATCAGCTGGGGCCAAATGCACGAGCATCGAGGGACAGATAATGAACATCAGGGAAAATGGGCCTGATAACCCGCGCGAATATCTGATTTGAGCCTCTGCTAATGGACTTTTCCCTCCTACTCCGGAAAACCGCTTCATCCGCACTGATTGGCAGCCTGCAAATGCGTTAGTGTAGCTAATCTATCAACATCAGCCCCCCTGGTGAACGGACACTCGTTAACCGCCAGCCCTTTAATTACTCTTAATTATCTCCCAGAATAGTGGGTGTTTACTGCTGAGTGGCTCCCTGTGCCATTAATTCACCGTACTGGCAGAGCTCCTCTTTCACAGAAAAGAGCTTTTTCcacaatgtctttttttttttcagttcaaaAGGTGAATTTGGAGCATTTGCTTTCTCACTATCCATCATCACCAAAATGGAAACAGAGGTTCTGGTTGACTTTGAATCAACCAGGAACTGTCAGGTGTCATTTTATGtcaccttttatttttcacaaatgttcatTGTCTAATCCCGAGATGAAGTGTGACAACTGACAGACTCATTAAACATAGTTCTAGCCCTTCATTTAACCCCTGCAGCGAAATGGCTCGTGTAAGACTGGTGGAGGTTGCTAATGGATGATTAGTTAAATGTGACAAGAGAACAAATTTTCCCTCAGTGTAACAGACTTTCAGCTGCGAGTACAGACACTCGTGCCTTCGGTCTATCCCCCTTAGCGCAGCACTCTTCTGAGGCTGGGTCATGGGTTAAGAGCAGCAGAATGGCTCGAGCGCAACGAGGGGTCTCGGCACTCGAGGCCCGCGTTCGATCTGAATGAGGCCATTTCCTGTAAGTTCACATCCAGCCGAGCTTCCAGGTAGCTTTTGTGGTCGGGGGCACAGTGATGACCAGGATTCATTATTCATAGCAGGTCAGCGCAGGTTTGCAGCGCAGATGGAGAACATTGATTCATGGAAACTCTAAGGGAACTTATGTTATATATGATCAAGATGCACATTCAGCATAAAATCAATCTATTGACTTGTCCATTTATTTGAGCATCTGTAATTATTATTTGACTTACTGAGGTGGAAAGTTACTAAGTGCGTTAACTCATGTATTTACAGGCACttgattatttccattttatgcTTCTTTTAAACCAGGAATGTTTCTCATGTCCCGGATTCTCAAACCTGTCCTTTCTCAACAGTTCCTGTCAAAATCATCTTCCTGAAAAATGCCGTGCGGCAGCATTTCTGGTGTTTCCCCTTTGCCGTAGACGGCAACCCTGAGCCGAGCGTCGCCTGGCTGTACAACGAAAAAGAGCTGAAACAGACCAGGTACACATACACCCAGTTCTTCACGGACTCGTCGGACGGGTCGGTTAAACAGGGCTGTCTCTTCCTCGACAAGCCCACCCACATCAACAACGGAAACTACACTCTGATCGCGCAGAACAAACTGGGAAGGGATGTCGCCACTGCCATTGGGGATTTTATGAGCAACCCCTTCGGCACGAACAATCCTGAGGGCTCCATTCTTGGtaaattttaaaattgttttgtgGCAGCAGGAAGTCTTCTGCTGATTAATCGATTGATTATCTGAAAagagattttgattatcagccGTAATATTTTAACCATTCACGGTAGACTTACCACAAACTGCAAGAATGTGAAACAATGTGATACACGATGCATTTTAAGAAAAACGTGTTCTATTTGCAGTATCGAGGACAAGTACTACACAACcaacaatcctcaggtgtattAGTGAcatctctgattggtggagcgcACATGACTGCAAACATCCTGTCAGCTGCAATTGGATCATTCGTTCCTTAAACACATCAATCAATCTTTATTTAGCAATATTTTAAGTGATAGTTGGTGATAATAAAGTAGAAATTATGTTGAAAAGTGTGAATGTTTGAGTAGCTAAATAGTGACTAGGCTACAAGCTTAAATAGTTTTATATCGTTTCATCTGTTCACTGTTTGTTCACGAGTGTTTGTGCTCTCGCTTCCCACATGCCAGTCCATGAGGTGGATCCAAGTAAGTGTCTGATTGATTTTCATTCTTCTAACCATCTCAGTATGTCTCCTTAAAACTTCActcatttgtttcattcagCTTCTTCAACAAATCTCATTTCTGTCCCTCAGATCCAACAATCAAATCAGACATGAACGTCACGGAGAACCCAGAGAGTCGGGTGTTCGTGGTATGTCTGGGCCTCATCAGCCCGATAGAAAGTTAAAGAAAAGAACGTTAAAGTTTCAATAATGTCTCCGAGTGTAACTACGAATTTGCTTGTGTTGGTTTGAACAGGTGTCTGTAGCTGTCGGTCTCGCTGTTTTCGCCTGCACTTTTCTTCTCATCATGCTTTTGGTGATTAACAAATGTGGCCAGCACTCCAAGTTTGGCATTCACAGTAAGTTGGTATATTCACAGTTGGTATAATTATTCAAACAAGTTATCTCAGATGTGAAGAACAATCTAACTGTGCAAATGACAATGTCACTGGTCTGGCAGAGAAACACCTGCAGCAAATTTAACTTTCTGTAaaaccacagcaaagaaaactGGTCGTTTTCCTTTTAGACATTTTTTCATATTAATCCTTTATTAACCACAATgtaggattattattattattattcccaAAACTTGAACTACTCcttaaaacacattgaaaagtATGGGGAAAAAGCAGGTACAGgtgtatttttacacatttgatcCTCATTTAAGTATAGTTTGTATGTGTCCGTGTTTAAAGAAGAGTTTGGGGAATAAACCTACTTTCTGGAAACAGTTGCACAGAATATATTCGTCTCTCATGTATGTAAACAGAAGCTACAGCCAACAGCTAGTTATCTTAGCTTTGCCAGTTCGCTAAGCTAAGTTAGCCTAACTAAGCTAAACTCACGCTTCTTTTTGCAAACACGTAGCGTAGACTTTTCACAAAGTTGTGGTTTTGTTGGAAgttaaatttgaaaagtaattttaaatgtttcttttagcTACGgtaagctaagctaagcagcTTTCAGTTCCAGCTCCCACGTTGGCCTGTATCTCATTTGATTAGGGAAATAAAGAGTTTTTGGTTAATGGAGCTATACGTTTCCATCGCAATTTTCGATTTTCTAACATTGGACAGAACAAAGTCGCAGATGGTTCTGTCAGGCTCTCGCAAGGTGAACGCACAACAGAGTACTAACTAATACAGGATCTCCTGCAGGAGCTGTAACTTCGACAGAGGCCGCCGCTGTGCCGGTCGGGGCTAAAGTGCCTTAATTACTGAATGAGAATGGCGGTACAAACCTACCTCGGCCATCGCCACGTGGTGAGGACCATTAAAGAAGATGGATTGAGGAACAGCTAGACGTGATATAGCTCCAGTcggacacccccccccacccccaacacacacacacacacacacttaccctTCTCACTATCAAAGTGCCTAAGTGGGCCTGATTGCCTAAGTGGACCCTGCTCCCTGTTTCCTTCCCTCCATTGCGTCCGTTCTTGCTCTTTGTTGTTCCATTTTCCGCCGTGTTGGACTCTGGGGGTTCTGTGGTTTGCCTTGCTGAGTGGGGTTTTACAATTTGGGCCACACTTGTTTGGCATTTAATATGCAGTGTAGTCAGGGGTTGCTCACTATTCAGGCTTCACATAtggtctttttttccccccagttCAATGTGGTCTGATTGCTGCACggttgatgatggtgattattGAAGCTTATCATCATCCATCACCATGGCACCAACAAATGTGCAACCAAGTTGGTAGTGGAGAGCGTCGGCTCCTCAAATGGGGAAGAAATGGGCTCCGAATTATTTCTTTTGATGGCCACTGCAATCACAAATGGCAGGAGACTGATTAGGTGGTGCAGCGTATCTgtatcagttgtttttgtttgcatccCTCCCCGCTTCGTTAGGGTCGTCAGTTTTGGGGACAGAGGATGACCTGGCCGTCTCGCTCCGTTTCATGAACTTTGGAACCAGCCCACCTTCCTCAGATGAAGACTCCGGTTTGTCCAGCTTCGTAGAGAATCCACAGTACTTCTGCGGCATCATCAAGGACAAAGACATGTGTGAGTCCCATTCCTtgttgctggaaaaaaaaaaaaattaatggtATTTCGTTTTCATTTCCAGTTTAAGTTTCTTGGCTGTAGCTAAAGTTGTGTAATCTGGAGCAAATATGATACAAACAAATCATCACTCGGATCTTCAGaccttgtgtgtatttgatgaTCAGGTGTCCAGCACATTAAACGCCAGGACATCGTGCTGAAGTGGGAACTCGGCGAAGGGGCGTTCGGCAAAGTCTACCTGGCAGAGTGCGCCAACCTGAGTCCTGACAGCGACAAGATGCTGGTCGCCATCAAGGTGAGTCACCTCTCCGCTAATTTAACAGCAGTATCGATGCTGATGCATTTCAATCACATCTGTGCATTGGCAGCTTTGGTGAAACCACGTCAGGTGGCAGTGGGGAGGTCCGACAAGCGGAGGAGGGGTTCAGTACAAACTGTAGACTTTTGCTGAAAGTACCTGGGAAAAATTAgattgtgtgaaaataaagaacCACAGTACCTCAATTTTCAAAGTAAGACGCTGTCATGTTTAAGTAGTACTAAAAACTACCGATACGTATACTAAGGTTGTGCGTCAAAGGGTTTATTAATGACGTTGACTGCTAAAACAATTCAAGCACTCTTGCTGCTGCACCGCCAAAAGTATAGGTGGTAGTCGGCACTCATACTTAAATCTTCTGTACAGTATAAAGAATAACATCCTGTGGTTTCAGAGAGAGACGTCTGTGTGTCGGTGGTTTAATACCCGGCTCATGTTACAGTTTAAAGCAAACCACAGCGAAAAAACCAAGACGATGAATCTTTATTGTCCCATTAATGTAAcgtttacttttattattcaatGAATAACACTTGCCTGTTAAACTCCTCCATCTTTTTACGTTGGTCCCAACAACCAAGAACGATTTGGGAGGTGTTGATGTGTGATCCTGTGGTCATGTGGTCACAGACGCTGAAGGACGCCAACGAGTCGACCCGGCAGGACTTCCAGAGGGAGGCGGAGCTGCTGACGGTGCTCCAACACCAGCACATTGTGCGATTCTACGGTGTCTGTACGGACGGAGAGCCGCTGGCCATGGTGTTCGAGTACATGAGGCACGGAGACCTCAACCGCTTTCTTCGGTACGTAGAGGACCTGGACACGAGGACTTGAGGGTCATGAGTTCAATTTCCCCAACTGTCCTCCGTCCATACGCAGTTGAAGGAAATGTCAGATTTTAGCAAACTGAATGAAATGCTGGAGGCTTTTGAAAATTTGTTGTCTCATAATATCTTCAAATATCAGCCTTTGGTTATAATCCTCATCACAATAAAGCAGAAACAGTTAaacatgaaaagctgaagaggTTTTCTGAGCTGTTCAAAGCAGCAAAAACTAAACTCTACAGCAGACGAGtacatgtgaaattaaaaacatcgA
This region of Paralichthys olivaceus isolate ysfri-2021 chromosome 13, ASM2471397v2, whole genome shotgun sequence genomic DNA includes:
- the ntrk1 gene encoding high affinity nerve growth factor receptor, whose protein sequence is MAVAPRALAPLLPLVLALLSLAPVPASGGCPSACRCSFAMLQCLESDGITSVPILAEKESENVTEIYIENQTGLENITEFELVNYRELKNLTVMSCRLRHISAKAFQYNLKLQYVNLASNSLEHVSWRVFHFLPLLNLVLRDNPLVCSCDLFWLQEWQRNGRGDLDNQMLSCFSDNQEVALNSLVIDNCSLPVVYIVSYKDKIQEGGNLTFECHVTGSPTPNARWRTNKLHSPFFTQERIWGSKLELVLLLSNVSSSDNLHNLTCEAENRAGPREEMVTLDIEFPVKIIFLKNAVRQHFWCFPFAVDGNPEPSVAWLYNEKELKQTRYTYTQFFTDSSDGSVKQGCLFLDKPTHINNGNYTLIAQNKLGRDVATAIGDFMSNPFGTNNPEGSILVHEVDPNPTIKSDMNVTENPESRVFVVSVAVGLAVFACTFLLIMLLVINKCGQHSKFGIHRSSVLGTEDDLAVSLRFMNFGTSPPSSDEDSGLSSFVENPQYFCGIIKDKDMCVQHIKRQDIVLKWELGEGAFGKVYLAECANLSPDSDKMLVAIKTLKDANESTRQDFQREAELLTVLQHQHIVRFYGVCTDGEPLAMVFEYMRHGDLNRFLRAHGPDARILEETKMPPLGQLTLPQMLQIAAQIASGMVYLASLHFVHRDLATRNCLVGEGLVVKIGDFGMSRDIYSTDYYRVGGRTMLPIRWMPPESIMYRKFTTESDIWSFGVVLWEIFTYGKQPWYQLSNSEAIECITQGRELERPRTCPKEVYLLMQGCWQREPQQRMVIKDIHSRLLALVKNPPVYLDILG